The Cervus elaphus chromosome 21, mCerEla1.1, whole genome shotgun sequence genome window below encodes:
- the RP1 gene encoding oxygen-regulated protein 1: MSETPSTSFSMVRRISSEGQLPSPRQSGITQPVVAKRISFYKSGDPQFGGVRVVLNPRSFKTFDALLDNLSDKVPLPFGVRNISTPRGRHSITRLEELEDGQSYLCSHGRKVQPVDLDKARRRPRPWLSSRALSTHVQRGPAPAAPGMLRVPRRLVVFRNGDPKTRRAIVLNRRVTQSFEVFLQYLTQVMQRPVTKLYATDGRKVPSLQAVILSSGAVVAAGREPFKPGNYDIQKYLLPARLPGISRRVYPKGNARSESRKMSTHVSSSPTSQIYSLSSEKMQSNDCYSDHSFASENYLALEKNDSQNLLIYPSEDDVEKSIIFNQDGTMTVEMKIRFKIKEEETIKWTTTLCRADLSNNGEKSEISSLPGRMDNRSSGVKITACSLSTDVSPLEKGGSQVDSLAEEVNTQVKDQDVETCSSTSWENPTMDTDATQGTQDRVKHRFYRPPTPGPRRVRQKKSVIGSVTLVSETEVQEKMIGQFSYNEERKDWENKSEYHMVTHSCSKMSSVSNRPILVQVDNHEQVASSLERKKESRLLKSSAISAGVVEITSQKMLEMSHNGGLPQTTSENSIVEESIVDNVTADNEASVKSLRTYGNTDDRSSPFLADAAHSSSNNPGTDKTISKTPASVGPSTVTTRIDQLIHEFSQCGLTKLPENEKQISSSVASKKKMKSQQRVINSQHQAGEMATKRIPRKNKRMNTRGRIAQETILQDSCSPLKGAILCEKDLHASDTVIESNYFSSKGNNPVNSRNLHRNKLNTIHKPKVQGLLARRKSRPLNKVNLGGPTKREIGQGEKVFSHNEIGYCKNTFENQNLFHLFNFLEQKPNAFCGPESQAETASWYLRGTSKRSLVSKVNNSHITLRSQKKQKRDKLKSDTTVSKQHVTTRANSLASLEKAVFPENVTHHSVQSYVQRWLQNLSPQAALQFGKSAPVYKKERDVASYKNGFLPGNSSYTSSGKGNDSVLESNRHTTKSATLTGDNLGKKAGMSLNKGSSEELIQDHCESRTDSLNDTSLLSVHEFCTLSQSATDDPNAKSQVSAAKSGQEVSLVYKDINLAAKGPSVETAVQVDLEGDAPQRLSPVQLLRQLQALVPSSPKAQNGVVQMPGPLAEIPFPSLICNSSTNVLLAWLLVLNLKGGMSSFCPGDTLKATSGSSETLALLEVLKHIAVTEEADDLKAAVASLVESATNYFGLTEKEQDVVPIGLSANCSTPNIQIVPQCAENGKTQTISLDGSHTAGEEVSEVCVTAVTRSPCKMGTVVETYPPKETCHLSEDSFPSDDCTVDQTSMNKACFLGDISSLTDAVSSHEACTYEQNHVYERADNLELTEELERVDEVQKDRNILADPGCKHGSNMLVSHQSISNLSHCGSFQNTTESELDGESSFLDKFESCSLKKFQDKNVYTSFDKEDSKTSEEPGSTTNSMTSSERNVSELESFEELENQNTVIFNTKVNSGEQVAEELIRKELEASKSLELIEVSSRNDAEEGKDSVVCETISRRLVTPPSLVFCYDSKQNTEKEPSDGETKTRVKKMVESLEAGSSVESPLNFKNSLRRSGTSDWSDYRQDSENEQSYKISSDGPSDSDVEMIPEKECNKGFVKRTIEKLYGKAEMMRPSFFAGSTHTSQVYPCDSVEFQGTGKVGLYDPEGQSLGSSERVSSNSSVLQKFPEQKRDKCDVNNMRASYPREDIAEHGTKQSDHKRILRDKEEGVLIDKGKWLLKENHLLRVSSPECSDPCGHADTTSVDTLLDNNSNEVPYSHFGNLAPGPSMAELSSSELEELTQPPELRCNYFNMPHCTDSEPFHDDELDIQDEACAQERKPNHPAEEKGNLRSERVCTSATHVFTSAGNKVHPVSDSAVRNQPLAGSNVIHGALREDDSLDKLYNICGQHCPILTVINQPINEEHRGFAYCKDSDVENSLSLQLWMKIHPCLRQSSKTMFRDKNSKTRSRRTLTDNAIANTNNWPHFNNTFDLMDRRRKLKRSNCVGLEEENNFNKFQSYLKNFLHTLLLVVGQVNSNTQDPSSQTKDIFEVVDENNNLLNSRFQNSGTNLNQVVREHSSHLSFEMLGQARLFCQVETFLGISNRNILEIFYIFEDETLFIWEEEN, encoded by the exons gtTCCCAGTCTGCAGGCTGTGATCCTGAGCTCTGGAGCTGTGGTGGCAGCAGGAAGGGAACCGTTTAAACCAGGAAATTATGACATCCAAAAGTACTTGCTTCCTGCTAGATTACCGGGGATCTCTCGTCGTGTGTACCCCAAGGGAAATGCCAGGTCAGAAAGCAGAAAAA TGAGCACACATGTATCTTCAAGCCCAACGTCTCAgatttattctctttcttctgaGAAAATGCAGAGTAATGATTGCTACTCGGATCATTCTTTTGCTTCTGAAAATTACTTGGCGTTAGAAAAAAATGATTCTCAGAATTTATTGATATATCCTTCTGAAGATGATGTTGagaaatcaattatttttaatcaagATGGCACTATGACAGTTGAGATGAAAATTCGATTCAAGATAAAGGAAGAAGAAACCATAAAATGGACAACCACTCTCTGTAGAGCTGATCTGTCCAATAAtggtgaaaaaagtgaaataagcagTCTCCCAGGGAGAATGGATAATCGATCATCTGGTGTAAAGATTACTGCATGTTCACTGTCCACAGACGTCTCACCTCTGGAGAAAGGTGGTAGTCAGGTAGACAGTCTAGCGGAGGAGGTGAACACTCAAGTAAAAGATCAAGATGTTGAAACTTGCAGTTCTACTAGCTGGGAGAACCCTACTATGGACACAGATGCCACCCAGGGAACTCAGGATCGAGTGAAGCATCGTTTCTACAGGCCCCCTACACCTGGACCAAGGAGAGTGAGGCAGAAGAAGTCTGTGATAGGGAGTGTGACCTTAGTATCTGAAACTGAGGTTCAAGAGAAAATGATTGGGCAGTTTTCCtacaatgaagaaaggaaagattgGGAAAACAAGTCTGAGTATCACATGGTCACACATTCTTGCAGTAAAATGTCATCTGTGTCCAACAGACCCATACTCGTTCAAGTTGATAACCATGAGCAGGTAGCATcatctttagaaagaaaaaaggaaagcagatTGCTCAAATCAAGTGCAATAAGTGCTGGTGTTGTAGAAATTACAAGTCAGAAGATGTTAGAGATGTCCCATAATGGTGGCTTGCCACAGACTACATCAGAAAACTCAATTGTGGAGGAAAGTATAGTTGATAATGTCACAGCAGACAACGAAGCTAGTGTTAAGAGTTTAAGAACTTATGGTAACACCGATGATAGATCCAGCCCTTTCTTAGCAGATGCAGCTCACTCTTCAAGTAACAACCCTGGAACTGACAAAACTATTTCCAAGACCCCAGCTTCAGTAGGACCCTCTACTGTCACTACAAGAATTGACCAACTGATCCATGAATTTTCTCAGTGTGGTTTAACAAAACttccagaaaatgaaaagcagattTCGTCATCTGTTGCTagcaaaaaaaagatgaaatctcaGCAGCGTGTGATAAATTCTCAGCATCAGGCTGGAGAGATGGCAACCAAAAGAATCCCTAGGAAGAATAAGAGAATGAACACAAGAGGTAGAATTGCGCAGGAAACCATATTGCAAGATTCATGTAGTCCCCTCAAAGGGGCCATACTTTGTGAAAAAGACCTCCATGCAAGTGATACGGTAATtgaatcaaattatttttcttcgaAAGGTAATAATCCTGTGAATTCCAGAAATTtacatagaaataaattaaatactaTTCATAAACCTAAGGTTCAAGGACTTTTAGCCAGAAGAAAATCCAGACCACTAAACAAAGTAAACTTGGGAGGGCCTACAAAAAGAGAAATTGGTCAAGGAGAGAAAGTGTTTTCCCACAATGAGATTGGATATTgcaaaaatacttttgaaaatcaaaatttatttcatttatttaacttcCTTGAGCAAAAACCCAATGCTTTTTGTGGGCCAGAGTCTCAGGCAGAAACAGCATCTTGGTATTTGAGAGGAACATCAAAGAGGAGTTTAGTTTCAAAAGTTAATAATTCACACATAACTTTAAGgagccagaaaaaacaaaaaagggatAAGTTGAAATCAGATACTACTGTAAGTAAGCAGCATGTCACAACCAGGGCAAATTCTTTGGCTTCTTTGGAAAAAGCTGTTTTTCCTGAGAATGTTACCCATCATTCAGTTCAAAGTTATGTACAAAGATGGTTGCAGAACTTAAGTCCACAAGCAGCTTTGCAATTTGGCAAGTCAGCTCCAGTATACAAAAAGGAAAGGGATGTGGCGAGTTACAAAAATGGCTTTCTTCCAGGAAACAGTTCCTACACTagttctggaaaaggaaatgattctGTTCTGGAAAGTAATAGACACACAACTAAAAGTGCCACTTTGACAGGAGACAATCTAGGGAAGAAAGCAGGTATGTCTTTAAACAAAGGTAGCAGTGAAGAACTCATCCAGGATCACTGTGAGAGCCGTACTGACTCCCTGAATGATACTTCCTTGCTTTCTGTTCATGAATTCTGTACTTTGTCGCAGTCAGCTACTGATGATCCTAATGCTAAAAGTCAGGTGTCTGCTGCAAAGTCTGGGCAAGAGGTGAGCCTTGTTTACAAAGATATAAACCTTGCTGCAAAAGGGCCAAGCGTAGAGACTGCCGTACAAGTAGATCTGGAAGGGGACGCCCCACAGCGCTTGTCGCCAGTCCAGCTGCTTCGCCAGCTACAAGCTTTGGTTCCTAGTAGTCCCAAGGCTCAAAATGGAGTTGTTCAGATGCCAGGTCCACTTGCAGAAATTCCCTTCCCTTCTTTGATATGTAATTCCTCCACTAATGTACTTCTAGCATGGCTTCTGGTGCTAAACCTAAAGGGAGGTATGAGTAGCTTCTGTCCGGGTGACACTCTCAAGGCGACCAGTGGAAGTTCAGAAACACTTGCATTGTTGGAGGTGCTGAAGCACATTGCCGTCACAGAGGAAGCTGATGACTTGAAGGCCGCCGTGGCCAGCTTAGTGGAATCAGCCACGAATTACTTTGGACTCACTGAGAAAGAACAGGATGTGGTTCCAATAGGTCTTTCTGCAAATTGCTCTACACCCAACATTCAGATAGTTCCTCAGTGTGCTGAAAATGGGAAAACACAGACAATCTCTTTAGATGGAAGCCATACTGCCGGTGAGGAAGTCTCTGAAGTCTGTGTTACAGCAGTGACTCGCTCTCCATGTAAAATGGGCACTGTAGTTGAGACTTACCCTCCAAAAGAGACTTGTCACCTCAGTGAAGATTCTTTCCCCAGTGATGACTGTACCGTGGATCAGACTTCCATGAACAAGGCTTGTTTCTTAGGAGACATCTCTTCACTTACTGATGCTGTGTCTTCTCATGAGGCTTGTACTTATGAGCAAAACCATGTCTATGAGAGAGCTGATAATTTGGAATTGACCGAAGAGTTAGAAAGGGTTGATGAAgttcagaaagacagaaatattttgGCAGACCCTGGGTGTAAACATGGCTCTAATATGTTGGTGTCACACCAAAGTATCAGTAATTTAAGCCACTGTGGCTCTTTCCAAAATACAACTGAATCAGAACTTGATGGAGAAAGTAGTTTTTTAGATAAATTTGAAAGTTGTTCATTAAAGAAATTTCAggataaaaatgtatatacatcttTTGATAAGGAGGATTCAAAGACTTCTGAAGAACCAGGCTCAACAACCAACAGCATGACATCAAGTGAAAGAAACGTCTCAGAATTGGAATCTTTTGAGGAATTAGAAAACCAGAACACTGTTATCTTTAATACAAAGGTAAATTCAGGGGAGCAAgtggctgaagaattgatccgaAAAGAGTTAGAGGCTAGTAAAAGTTTGGAATTGATTGAAGTGTCCAGCAGAAATGATGCAGAAGAAGGAAAGGATAGTGTAGTTTGTGAGACAATCAGTAGGAGACTGGTGACTCCACCATCTTTAGTATTTTGCTATGATTCtaagcaaaatacagaaaaggaGCCCAGTGATGGAGAAACTAAAACAAGAGTCAAAAAGATGGTGGAAAGCTTGGAAGCTGGAAGTTCTGTAGAGTCCcctcttaattttaaaaacagtctaAGAAGGTCAGGAACTTCTGATTGGTCAGATTATAGACAAGACAGTGAGAATGAACAGTCATACAAGATATCCAGTGATGGCCCCAGTGACAGTGATGTGGAGATGATCCCAGAGAAAGAATGCAACAAAGGATTTGTTAAAAGGACAATAGAGAAACTTTATGGTAAAGCAGAGATGATGAGACCATCTTTTTTTGCTGGATCTACACACACATCTCAGGTTTATCCTTGTGATTCTGTGGAATTTCAGGGCactgggaaagtaggtctttatGATCCTGAAGGTCAGTCACTTGGCTCTTCAGAACGGGTATCTAGTAATTCAAGTGTGTTGCAGAAATTTCCAGAGCAAAAACGAGATAAATGTGATGTTAATAACATGAGGGCCAGTTATCCCAGGGAAGATATTGCAGAACATGGTACAAAACAGAGTGATCATAAAAGAATCCTCAGGGACAAGGAAGAGGGAGTACTGATCGACAAGGGAAAGTGGCTCCTGAAAGAAAATCATTTGCTAAGAGTGTCATCACCTGAATGTTCTGACCCATGTGGCCATGCAGACACCACATCAGTGGATACTCTACTGGATAATAACAGCAACGAGGTTCCATATTCACATTTTGGAAATTTGGCTCCAGGCCCAAGCATGGCTGAACTATCCTCCTCAGAACTAGAGGAACTGACTCAGCCTCCTGAGCTGAGATGCAATTATTTTAACATGCCTCATTGTACTGACTCGGAGCCCTTCCATGATGATGAGCTAGATATTCAAGATGAAGCTTGTGCTCAGGAGAGAAAACCAAATCACCCAGCAGAGGAGAAGGGCAACCTTAGATCAGAGAGAGTGTGTACGTCTGCCACACATGTCTTCACATCTGCTGGTAACAAAGTCCATCCTGTCTCTGATAGTGCTGTTAGGAACCAACCATTGGCTGGTAGTAATGTAATTCATGGAGCCCTTCGGGAAGATGACTCTTTGGATAAACTCTATAATATCTGTGGTCAACATTGCCCAATACTCACTGTGATTAACCAGCCCATAAATGAGGAACACCGAGGATTTGCATATTGCAAAGATTCTGATGTTGAAAATTCTTTGAGTCTCCAGTTATGGATGAAAATACACCCATGTTTACGACAGTCAAGCAAAACCATGTTCAGAGATAAGAACAGTAAAACCAGAAGTAGAAGAACACTTACTGATAATGCCATTGCCAATACAAATAATTGGCCTCATTTTAATAACAcatttgacttgatggacagaAGGAGAAAATTAAAACGAAGTAACTGCGTGGGCttagaggaagaaaataatttcaataaatttCAGTCATATTTAAAGAATTTCTTGCACACATTGTTGTTAGTTGTGGGTCAGGTGAATTCAAATACACAAGACCCCAGCAGTCAGACAAAGGATATCTTTGAAGTAGTTGATGAGAACAATAACTTATTAAATAGCAGATTCCAGAACTCAGGAACCAATCTCAACCAAGTAGTCAGAGAACACAGCTCTCATTTGTCCTTTGAAATGCTTGGCCAAGCCCGCCTGTTTTGCCAAGTTGAGACATTCTTAGGTATTAGCAACAGAAAtatcttagaaatattttatatttttgaagatgAAACTCTTTTCATTTGGGAAGAGGAAAACTAA